A segment of the Corylus avellana chromosome ca2, CavTom2PMs-1.0 genome:
TACATCATTCATCGATGATCATCATATATTTACAAGTATTCATAGATTTTTGGTTCATGCGTTTGAAATCATGAAAGATAAACAGGCAAAGAATATATACGAAGATTCCTAGAATTGAAGCGCAGTTGATAATTGGTGAAAGAGAGAATCCAAAAACCTGTTTGGTCGTATCAAAATGATCTCATAAAAGGAGCTTTACGTACAAGAAGTTACTTTTACTTACAACTAATGTtgttgtttgtatatatatatatatatatatatatatgtttggatGTTATCATTATCACAAGAGCCTTCCAAAGAGCTACTTCTATTACGTCCAAATCAAGGTAGGGTTAGTATATATAATTGCATGTTATTTTTTATCAGAAGATCAGATTTAACAAGAGAACACGAAAGGAAAGGTGAACCATATTTGTTGTCAGAGGCCTATTAGATAAGCCTTAATGTCGTTGGTTTGTCAAATCTAGCCACCCTAATTACCGGcaaaaaaatgtgatttgcTCAGAAATATGACGAGTCATTTTCATCTGTGCATTATAAGTGGTTCATGCTATAAAACAGAAGAGGATATAATATTTATCATTGCATCTACTTCATTGTCTCAACTTTGACACAGAAAATGTGGTGACTATGGTTGGAGAAATTGTTGAAGTCATTTAcatcccttttttaaaaaaaaaattaaaaattaaaattttttttatcaaaaaaaggtAGCCGGGGAACTTAAGCAATTGTAACTATTTTAATTGGACGTGATCATAATGGTATCTAACCGCTAAGAGTTGCACATGAGGGGCTTAGACGGAAAAAATTCTCAAGTTCGATTGAGTCATATATAGGCTAACATAATCCTATTAGGACATTGGTGGGACCCAATGAGACTAATACTAATAAAATTGAGGATTCCTATTTTAATAGTCAAACTCCCATCCAGTTACGACCCTAATATATGCCAAATCACTTGAAGTTTTTCTTAAAACTTTAGAACCACCAACCATCACTTAAGGTAATTATGTACATCTTAGGTTACAAATTATTACCACTTCTTTCCCATCAAAGGTGTCTCACAATTATACTCAAAGtatagttcaatcggctggaaacCACACCTTATGAAACAAAagtcactaattcaaatttttCTCCTCTCAAAATTGCACGCACTCGAACAAACTACAATTCAAACAAAAGATTACAACCAATCTCCATCGACCCATAAGAATAATAACACATATATAGGACAGCACGTGCAGTATGAATGCGTCAAATTAAAGGTTTTATGTCaacttttatttatatattttccacCATATAACAGATATGCCAAGGGTGGACATACTAGACCATATCTAAAATCACATTTATTTGTTCACTTCACGCCTCCAATTTTGATCAGATCCTTGACCACTCAATAAACCCATTAATTAATCAACGTTTTGTACTGATTCCCTTTATTGAAGACCCCATTACAAGCTGCAGTtaattctagttttttttttcgtccTCCTAGAAATATTAGTATGCGCCcttaagtttttcttttattttgaacaaaagataaaagaaattaattcaCCCCATGTGTAAGtactatatattattaatatcaCAAGAGCTATTCATGAAATGTCAATATGACAGTCCAAATTATTGAATAATATTGATTATGATGTGGTGCAGTCTAGGCATGCGCAGGTGTGACCCATCAAAGCGTACTCATTGGTAGAGTCGAAAATGACCAATTTACGAGCTTGTCTGCTCTTCAATGGTGGCTTCTAATTTCTATTTATTATcaatttgtagatttttttctttaaaaaaaaaaaaaatcgaaagaaTTATGCTTCCTATAAAACATCAGCATCAGCTTGTTTAATGGATGGATGCTATAATACGAGATTTTTTCATGATTTGTTTTGagttatctttttttctttctttgttttcattttcaagtTGATGAGTAAGTCATAATCGCTGGACTGGTGGGCTCTGTACCTCTGCATGTGGATAGCGAGCGCCattaattttgagttatttttttcccctcagAATTAATGCATGAATATAAAAGGAATAGAATCCTCTTGAGATGGGAATGGTTTATTTCActgtcaaatattttattttctaacatTTAATCGTGTTTTTTTAAgagataaatatatttttggttcttgTGGTTTGagattttgacaaataattccataaattttaaaaagtgcttAATCATTCATTGAAGTAaccaaaaaataacaatttcgTTCATCtcaataaaaaagttaaaagaatcCATTAACGTATCACATCGATCAGCATAAATCAGGCGGGCAGAGAGGGTGGTTTGGGTACCACctcaatcttttattttttattttgccatccaggggtggccgaaccaccagCTAATGACCATAGAAATAGTTCGGCCACCACCAAATATactctaagagcatctccaatagtgtagctaaaagagagatattagctatatttagctatttttgtcctttttttttgctcaaacagaatagcttcatattagctattataccttattaactgctacagtgaatagcttcatattgttattcactgtagcacactagattgttgaatataatattatttccatattattttctctcttctctctctccctcaacgtttctctctcttctctcttctctcttctctcactCCCTcaatgtttctctctcttctctcttctctgttcatgaatttatgatacaaattcaagtcttttgaatcactaaaaactccacacaaaaaattgaatagcatgcatataattgacaaactaaaaatggaaaaaaaaaaaaaggtatgctgcgtgaatcaattctattgcaatttacaagatgatgcaaaagtgATCGcgaatcaaaaaaaaaataaaaaataaaaaataatatttaataaaataaagagtctGTTGGAGTTGGTAGTAAAAAacgagtagctaaaatagagaattatgttttttgattaggtagaatacctcttactgctggagatgctctaagggagtgattaattactttttaaaactcaaagaATTATTTGTTAACACTCCAAAACACAAGGATCAAAAATacatttatctatatttttaaataatatagcaATATATTCATTCATCTCTAGTAATTATTTGAGGGACAAATAATTGTGATCAGAAgtcttaaatttttctttgtttttttttaaaaaaaaaaatgtttaccTTTTTAATTCTTGAGTTTTCGTGCAAGGAACTAATTCCTCTATTCACGGCTACACGCTTGTTCGGTAACTTTTAGGTCGCACTCCActttcaacttatttttctttttctttcctttttttatttaaacactTGTATCATTCATCTCATAATTAGACAAAACAATATCAGAAAGAGTTGAGAGATCTCTAATATTTCTCCTGGGACCTATTTTCAGGAAGTTTTCCACCCTGATTTGTGTTTGTCTCCCTAGAAAATgtgttataaaataatttttaactttaagttatcaataaaatatttgggACTAAATTTAGGTTTTCTTCAAAAGGGTGTCTTAAAAGGACAGAAATTTATTCCAAACCGGTCCGGAAGAAATATTCaccaacccatgtaaaatagtgccaagtgtctataaacatttaaaatacacattaaattcttcaccatattaatagcaatttactaacttagactaaatttaatgtgtcttttaaatgtttacaaaCACTTGGCACAATTTTACATGAGTTGGTGAATATTTTCTCCAGACcggtttaaaataaatttctgtCCGTCTCAGAAAATGAAAGCATTCTGCATTAAACGCATTGGtgtgaaaatttaaatttatgaacttttttctttctaaaagttCATAGATTAGGCAGTGTTCGGGGACCAAGAATTTAAGGCAAAAGAAGACGTTTTGAGAGTGAATTTCTCTCTACCACTTATTCTTGTCAGTTGTGACTCCCCCATcaccacaagaatatatatgatttttgtcACGAAACAATATTGGGTTCTGAATTCTCCTATGCAACATTCATCACGTGCCACTATGATTTTCGAGtgaatttccctttttcttttcattttcctttttaattcctgttttatgtTGTGGTGCTTAATTAATTGGGAAAAGATATTACTTGAAGCTGTAAACATTTTTCCTAATAATTTTGAAATGGGTAAAGTTTTTCCTGGAAAAATTAACTTACGTGTATTCTTAAAGTATGTgatttttaaatgcatttttcatGGATACTTGAAATTATTTTCACCGATGAGTTCTGAAATTTCTCAATTGAAAACACGTTGGAAAATATTGAAGCTCGATGCATGGAAAAAGGGTGAAAACAGGTGTGAACTCTTCACAATCTCAATCTCAATCTCAAGCGAATTCTAAAATACATTTGTTGTCGGtggaagagaaatgttattaCTTTCGAGCAAAGGGCCAATACACTATCAACTTAATGTATGAAGAGGCAAAAATTCAAATCTcgtagaaaacaaaaaatactaggTGGCtttgtatgatatatatatatatatatatatatatatattaacttaacatacaaaatatacaaaactatttttttttttttatcaaataaaaaacaaaaagtgccctctaaaaaaatatcaacaaacaGAACCAACTCTTTCGACTTTTTGGGTTCAATATAACAACTCTCTTTCATTCATGGAAATTAGGCATTCATTTGTGTTCCTTATGACCATCACTAGAATACGATTCTCTTcgtttcaaattaaaaagagaTTAGTCATTTTACGGTCAATATTAGacgttcaatttttttttgtcaaaagttttatttttaagtttttatcaaaattgcgttttgacaatttttaagttttttttacctttaaaaacgctttcaatttttttttaccaaacaaattattacttttttcttcaaacggatattttgagtgttaaacgtatTTTTAAATCTCTTCAACGCACACCCAAATAGGCTCGAAACCGAAGCACCGTAGACGTGCGTTGGAAGTGATTAGGCTTGACCAGGTCCAATCAACGGTGTCAGCTTCCTAAGATATACATCAGATAGGGCCCATAAGTTGCTAGAGACAGCCATCCTTCCCGTGGCCATGGCCCCATTCATCCTCTCTATCCAATCATATTCTTCTCTTTCAATTATGCAAGAAAAAAGTgatatgtttgtcttttagCTCCACAAAATTCTCAAGTCTTTCCTTGTCAACTGATCTAAGGCCTCGTTTGATCGGCCCTACTTTCCAAATTCTCTTTATATGATGTGCCCTACTCTATTAGGCCAAGGGATTAGGATGGGTCCTCActcaagaaaataaatcatgAATGTAATTATATGAATTTGTTTGGTGTTGGAATTGCCACGTATTCACTCTAGATCTCACATCCGAAAGCCCAATTTTTGTAGATGGGTTAGAAGCacattttttaatctttacATGTGTGATAATCCAAGCCTCGTCTCATGCTAATAATTGATTCTATCATTTACAATAATTATCTTAAACTGATGTTTATCAACTTGAAATGATGGCTCGCTAAAATGTTGTGTAGAACTTCTACTTTTATTTGAAGATCCTTTCTGATTCATAAGAGCCACTCAAGTTTAGTAAAGTTGATTATTTTCGTGTTCAGGAATCAGGAAGACCCATCCGCTTTCGAGATGGACTGTGTCTGGTAGTCAACCCTCCCTCGAGGCAATTGCAGACAAACGGACATGTGGTGAGAAGACCATAGAAGAAATGGTATCCCTCATTTACAGTTTTGCCTATTTAAACTTGATTCAATAAAGGTATGGGCCGTTGAAACCTTTCCATTGGTCCCTTGACTCTCGACATAAAGTCTACTTACTATATTAACAACAATCTTATAAATAGTCTTtaagagatagttcaatcggaTGGAGACTATGTCTTATGAAGCagaagtcattagttcgaatttttcATTCCCCTCTTGTACGgatatgtaaaaaataataataataataataatcatataaatgAAGATGATGGTCTATATTCTAAAGTATGCACATTTTTCCCtctctactttattttttatttggttatttCTCAAATATCAACTCATTTAAGCATCACAATGTTTTTCGCGGGTACTTCTAATGAGTTACCCTTGTTTGTTTCTATTTaagcaaatttttttgattGGACTAAAAGCGTGCGGTCAACTGCATGTACGTACCAACaatttgcttaattaattacgTATTTTATGAATTCTATAGTGGCATCTTGGCCTCACATTTCGTGATCCaatgtttggtatggaaaaaaCTTCATTTGGTAAATGATAGAGATCGACTTCCTTCTCATACGAAGAAAGAAGAAACTCCACTTTAACATacgaaaaaatatattaactaaaATAAAGCATACAACAAGAATAGGAATTCCTACTTGGGGCGGAGGGAGGGGGCTAGTGGGGCATGAGTACTCCCTCCCCCgccctccccaaaaaaaaaaaaaaatgaagaaattcataaaaaaaaccATCATCTCccataaaatatgaaaagaaaaaaaaaaaccttgaattcctcaaaaatataatatctgattttttttcttctaaaatacAAAAGTTCGACCcccaaatatgaagaaaatttttttttgaggtatatgttttctttgttttttttcttaatttgtttttgttttgttttgttttgctttgctTTATTCAAACTATAATATGGCTAAGCATCACAAAGTTGCTATCTTGGAAAGTaatagactatatatatattttaaattatttttatcttcttgcCTTTTGCTGCCAATGAAAGAGAAGCTCATGGACCCATGGTTTAGTATAAGAATAATTTTACTCTGCATAATGAgagattaaaaatttaaatttttatacttattatatttatcaatatataattgcttgCTTTGCTTAGATTctgataaatataattataatgttttttcATGTTCAAATTACCAAGTCTAAAAAGTTTTACTTctgttaaaaaggaaaaagaaaattaaagtaatGTTAGAACATgaatttttatctcacaattatctcATACAATGCTGATATAATTGTCCATATTAACCATTGAATTAGTCtttgttaaatttattttgagatAGCCTCCCCCCATAAGTACTTTTTTTTGGCTCCATTTATACCAACAGTAACAATAttagataaaaacaaaacataatttCAACTATCATAAACAAGTTTATCTTAAAATCCTGTTTAACAAGTTGAAGGATGGCTTAATCAATCCAACCTCAACCCAGACTGTAAAACCTGGCCCACTAATGGGTCTAACATTGGACGTATCTGCTTGTAGCCATTTGATTCAATCCACCTACCCTGTCCTGGCTGTCCCCATATCGAATTGATTGAATGGCTTTAACTTCAGGCTACACGGCCTAGTTAACTCAACCAACTCATTGAGCCTATCAAACATAGTTAGCCTAGCTAGCTAGCCGGCCCTTATCTTTCAACATGACGGTTTGTAAATTTATATTACAAAATTAGCATATTAAGGTTAAAAAGATCTAATTCATTTTAcacaatattttattatgataattttttatatgattcgCGAATTTGAAATTAGTAAATTAGAATTAATAAGTCTAAATTAAACCTGATTGAATTGCCACCCAGATAAGAAGAGAGGGGCTATCAGGCTAGCTGGGCCTTGGAGTTAGGTGCAAGTAAAGTATATGGTATGATCCTACGCGTGCACTcaaaaatacaatcaaatccaGCTTCTTCCAATCCTTCGAGAATGTCATGGGAATAATTTGGAGGAGTTAGGCAATTTTTGACGTCCACAGAATAGTATAGCAAGCTAGATATTGGAGATTACTTTTTTTCAATGCATATTAACAATGAAGAGAGTGAAGAatgagaacaagaaaatcatgaggCAGATGATAAAAGAAGAGGCGCAAAAgaaactacaagtctacaaacAGTTGGGTAGGGCCTAATGACGGCTTGCCATTAGCTGTATGGAAAGCTAAGCTGTAATATATTGCTTTCTTCCCATCTAATGCAGCAGTCTTAATCAATTATCGTGATTATCTTCCCCTTACTATATCACTACTATATATACAAGCTACCCACAAGTCCTCTTCTAAATCATATTCCCTCTTATCTTTCTCTCTAAAGTCTAAAGCAACCATGGCCATATATCTTTCCTTGACAAACGCTAttgcttctctttctcttttggtgCTTGCATTTGCTCTCCCCATCACGGGCCGACCCGCCACTTTTCTGGAAGACTTTCGAATCACGTGGTCTGATTCCCATATCAGGCAGATCGACGGCGGGAAGGCAATCCAACTCGTTCTTGACCGAAATTCTGGTACAGCTTTTCGTGGGGTCACATGTGTTTTTAGTAtatagtattttaaaaaataaaaaggcttaATTTGGACTATGATCATCATCACGCACTCAGAAATGACAAAAAGTATTATCTGAATacaaaattgtgtttgtttTACGTTTCAGGATGTGGGTTTGCTTCCAAGAGGCAGTATTTGTTCGGGCGTGTCAGCATGAAGATTAAGCTGGTTCCCGGAGACTCCGCCGGAACTGTCACTGCCTTTTATGTACGTTAAATGTACAGTActagaatttattaaaaaaaaaaaaaaattctccctCTTGGTATTTATTTTGTCTGCTCTGATTAATTTGTGTGGCAGATGAATTCAAACACCGACTCTATTCGTGACGAGCTGGACTTTGAGTTCTTGGGGAATCGGACAGGGCAACCGTACACTGTCCAGACCAATATCTACGCTCATGGGAAGGGTGATAGGGAGCAAAGAGTCAACCTTTGGTTTGATCCTGCTGCTGACTTCCACACATACACAATTCTATGGAACCACCGTCAAATTGTGTAAGTTTTACACTTTCGTAAGCATGACCGACATATATATGTCATGCTACAATATTATTTGTCATGTAATAATTGAATTAATCTGTCGGTGAAAATCAGCCTTTAAAACAGTGTTAATATTGTCGGTGTACTTTTGGTGCAGCTTCTCTGTGGATGATGTGCCCATTAGGGTGTACAAGAACAACGAAGCTAGAGGAATCCCATTCCCCAAGTTTCAGTCCATGGGGGTCTATTCCACATTATGGGAAGCCGACAACTGGGCTACGAGAGGCGGGCTGGAGAAGATTGATTGGAGCAAGGCACCTTTCTATGCTTATTACAAGGACTTTGACATCGAGGGATGCCCGGTGCCGGGACCGGCGAACTGCGCCTCCAACCCCAGCAACTGGTGGGAGGGAACCGCCTATCAAGTACTCAGTGCTCTGGAAGCCAGAAAGTACAGATGGGTTCGTATAAACCACATGATCTACGATTACTGCACCGACAAATCGAGGAATCCGGTGACCCCACCGGAGTGTGCTGCCGGAATCTAAATTGCAGAGCAACCAATCAGATCATATGATATGGACTTACGTGTGCGTACATGTCCTTGTACACTAGTTGTGTGATAAGAGTCATTCAAATTTGGATGGTATAAATTAAGGGCGGGGGATATATGTTATTCTCGTGTGTATATCATGTCGATGAAGCTTAAGTTTAAGCTCCGGGGGAGGGAGAAAAAAGTCAAATCCTTCCTGTGGGCTATACGTGTCTGTATTCTGTAGGCCCAGTACGTGCCAATAAAGTTTATGCAAAACTGTGAAAAGGATGTTCTTGTTCTTTATATGTACATGTTTTCAAACACAAGAAAAATCTGCTTACTTTCAATTGATGAACCAAAGAAAAAGGACGATCGATCGGTCCATGTATTAGGTGGTCCATTTATTCCATTATGTGGCTACaagccaaagaaagaagaagagcgTAACGAATttctttatttgaagaaaaaaaataaaaagaataaggTAAAGGTAATAACCCAATTGTGCAGAAAGTCATGACCTAtcaattttggccaaaaacaaaattaacaattgaCCTTTTTGTTcctattattttctattattttctcctttttcctAATCATTTGAAGAATTGTGGGTATATGATTTCCATGGTCGTCCctgaaaattaatattaatgtattattgttttttttattcggTTTTAATTTTCCGCTTCTCAAAATACATAGCAATTTTTATAAAACTCTTTTCCTACCTTTTTGTgcttaaaataactaaaaaataaagaggattAAATTGGCCGTGTGGCCACCCTAATGGGAGGAGGTGGCCGTGTGACCACTTTTCTCATCCAATGAAGGTGTCTTCATGGCTCATAGCCATTCTCttcttttaaaagaatttttatttgtaaagaGTCTACTCTACATACGTTTAGGTTTTCTCAATCATACTCCATATATAGGAAATATGTTCTTAAATGTGAACTTTAACGCCACAATTCACttaaagaaaacaatttttattaaaacactattttcaaaccaaaaaacacaaaatacctacccaaataaattaaccaaacatAACCTATACCTCTCAAGTGGGCTCTATAGCTAGCATAAAGCATAGAGATAGGGTCCCAGGTCAAGGGTTGTCACGGTCGGGGTGGTTAAGTGCACGTGTGACTGTGTGAGGATTGATATGCATTGTCATCTTTTGGTCAAGAGGATTCATAAAAGAACATGAACCACCATATAGGGCTACCAGCCCCCCTTTATCGCCTTGGTGAATGGGGTCAATAGAATTTATATTAGATCGTACTTGTTACGCATTTTCAACACAATACATAGCATATCCAACACCAATTGGATTTTATAATGCtcagaaaaaaaagattttatgaAGTAAATTCTACATAAAATGATACAAGTCTCTCTAATCAtaattggattttctttttctttttcttcttttaagttttattgCTTGTATGAAATCCACCCAAAGAAAAAACTGGAAAAGCCGGTGGTCAATCGAGCTAGGCCTACGCCAgtgaaaaaattattgaaagttttttattggaaaaacaGACGGTCAAAATTATAAGATAATAAGAGATTCAATCTAATTGTTTTCTCATTGGAAACAATCTCGAccgtttatttttttcacagaaactcACATCATGGAGATCTCTCAGCAATGAGATGAGTTCTTCGCTGGCTTCAAGGacccaatctattaaattgacatgtgttcaaaatgcatgTAATTTTCATGTGCATTTTTACAATTCACATTATAATTACATGCACTTTTAGAcacatgtcagtttaatagactgaGTTGGAAGAAATTATTCTTATCTAGTTTGGACGTAAAATTTgtctaataaaaaatttccatcCATTCAGATAACAAATATGCAAAGATGAAAATGATACACTTCGAAAAATATAGGGACTAagtttacaagaaaaaaataaaataaaaggaaaatttcaGATGATTTTTTATGGACCAAAAAAAACACGATAACAAAATAGTTCTCTACTATTCTAAATGTACGTACGGACAGGGCCATATAACCTGGTCTGAATATAGATATAGGGACCACAATCTGAACCGGCTTGATAGGAAGGCATTAAACCGAGGGACCTCAACACCCCAAGTGGTTTGCCGTAAGCTGTCAAAACAAGGGGACCATCCGGTGAAATCTCCAATGATTTTATTTCAGTTAACCCAAAAGTAAAAATCTTTCTTGTGACATATGATTTGATGCTGCCAATGTAAATTTGGTGGGACAATGTGATCGGCTCTATCTGATGATTTCAATATAAAGCTGCTCACATGCATGGATATACAGagccaaacacaaaaaatggTAAATTAAGTCTACATGTACGATGATAAAAGTGAGCAGATAACATTTAAAGAAATGGCCAGCAATATACTCAACTAAAAAGTAACATTGATTGGGAGTGGCTCCGCCAATTTCAATGGAGGGAAAACCTAAAACGTGTGCGGTTCTACTTCTCAGTAAAAAGATGTTTGCAAGCCAAAGAAATGATCACCGGAGCCCAAAGTCTCTATCATAAAGCATGAGTTAAGAGAAGCTACGTCTCTTAGGCAGGTCCCATTCCACTGTAAAGTATAATCAAGAGAATGGGCTGATGGGTAAGATTAGGTCACAACATAACAAATCAATAACGACATATATTACTCTTATTTTTGAGTTGGTCGGCAAATAAAAGTAATGATACACACACTCTCACTCCCACACTCCTATTCTCACTTtctgatatgacttttaaaattactattgaatcaaaatctaataatgattcattctaaatctaactgtgattttaaaagccaagtGTAAAAGTAAGAGtgtatgtgtagcattactcccgCTAGTAAAGTTTCAAGATGTGCTAATTTTATAGCACAACAAATAGCTAAATGGGCCATGTGTTTGGAAATATTTCCTCCTTATCCCTAGTGATCTCTTCCATCCGTATCAGAAGTAAAAAAGTCCTCTTAGTTTTCCCTTTCCCATGTATTgctcagaaacaaaaaaaaaaaaaaaaaaagccacttcacctgtttaagaaaaattatagtacAGGTGGGTAAGAACTAAGCTTACATCGGATGCAACCATAATGTAACATTGATATACTGGACATTGTTAAtgaataaattgaaaaagtgttttgttgCTGCCGTGGGAGAAGAAAGATTTAACCTTGTTGAAAGATACCAGCAACAAGAGCAACTTTCTGGTCTTGGTCATTGTACTACACCATTTGGAGAAGAAAGATAACCTTGTTGAAGACACAGAATTTACATTTTAGCGGCTTTGATTTTCACAGCAACTGGCTCTGAACAGTATGGACAATTCCCAAAAAGAACGTTGAATGACCTGTAGTGAAGCATGCACAGAAATCACGAATCAAGCAATAATGAGAACAATGGAGAACTCAACACAAAAGGACACCTCTTTTAGTATCTGAGAGCTAAAGCTATATTAATGCCGAACCAATGGAAAGACACAAGGGCACTAAAAACTCAACGTACTGCCTTGTTGTGGTTATTGAGCGTAACCAGTCCCCAAGACAAACACTATGGAAAGCCTTACTGCAAGTGGAATTCTCACAAGTATAGTCAGTTCCGCTTCCACTCTTAGTTCCCAGCTCATCATCTAcaataaaattgcaaaagtgAATGATGTATGCACAAATACATAGTAAGACAGAAAACATCTAAGAAAATGTATATAGCAATACCAACAGGAAGATATTGTGCATAACAAATTCCACATTCAACTTGCTGGTTATTCTTCTGTCCATCAGTAGGCCTTGGCAGTTGAGTCTCCAGAAGACATGTAAGATTTTCCAAGTATGGTTTGTCCTTTGCCCTATACAGATGATCAAAGTACACAAATAAAGAATGTCA
Coding sequences within it:
- the LOC132171958 gene encoding probable xyloglucan endotransglucosylase/hydrolase protein 7 codes for the protein MAIYLSLTNAIASLSLLVLAFALPITGRPATFLEDFRITWSDSHIRQIDGGKAIQLVLDRNSGCGFASKRQYLFGRVSMKIKLVPGDSAGTVTAFYMNSNTDSIRDELDFEFLGNRTGQPYTVQTNIYAHGKGDREQRVNLWFDPAADFHTYTILWNHRQIVFSVDDVPIRVYKNNEARGIPFPKFQSMGVYSTLWEADNWATRGGLEKIDWSKAPFYAYYKDFDIEGCPVPGPANCASNPSNWWEGTAYQVLSALEARKYRWVRINHMIYDYCTDKSRNPVTPPECAAGI